In the genome of Streptomyces sp. V2I9, one region contains:
- a CDS encoding cation diffusion facilitator family transporter, with translation MSDAKANGTDGGGESTFTVIVAAVANLGIAVAKAVAGLISGSSAMLSEAAHSVADTVTEVMLLAALKRSEKPADEEHPLGYGPERYIWAMLASIATFVGGAVFSLYDGVHTLVEGEELGDPLVSYIVLAVAFLLEGYSLRTGVKQVRREASRMRVPDAYYLRHTPDTAVKAVVMEDSAALAGLLLAAGGLLGGQLTGSGVWDGIASCLIGLLLVYVAWVLGRSNAQLLIGRPLPAAVRAGVREELLSVPHIVDVLELTTLIQGPTEMLIAAKIDFRDMATAAEVEWACEEAEAQLRERFPSIRRVYLDPTPGRARRRNGGT, from the coding sequence ATGAGTGACGCGAAAGCGAACGGAACAGACGGTGGCGGGGAATCCACGTTCACCGTGATCGTGGCGGCGGTCGCCAATCTCGGGATCGCCGTGGCCAAGGCCGTCGCCGGACTCATCAGCGGCTCCAGCGCGATGCTCTCCGAGGCGGCGCACTCGGTCGCGGACACCGTCACCGAGGTCATGCTCCTCGCCGCGCTCAAGCGGAGCGAGAAGCCCGCCGACGAGGAGCACCCCCTCGGCTACGGCCCCGAGCGCTACATCTGGGCGATGCTCGCCTCCATCGCCACCTTCGTCGGCGGGGCCGTCTTCTCCCTCTACGACGGGGTGCACACCCTGGTCGAGGGCGAGGAGCTGGGCGACCCTCTCGTCTCGTACATCGTGCTGGCCGTCGCCTTCCTGCTGGAGGGCTACTCGCTGCGCACCGGGGTCAAACAGGTGCGGCGCGAGGCGTCGCGGATGCGCGTGCCGGACGCGTACTACCTGCGCCACACCCCCGACACGGCGGTCAAGGCCGTCGTGATGGAGGACTCGGCGGCCCTGGCCGGGCTGCTGCTGGCAGCGGGCGGCCTGCTGGGCGGGCAGCTCACCGGTTCGGGCGTCTGGGACGGGATCGCGTCCTGCCTGATCGGCCTGCTGCTGGTGTACGTGGCGTGGGTGCTGGGCCGCTCCAACGCGCAGCTCCTGATCGGCCGGCCGCTGCCCGCCGCGGTGCGCGCGGGCGTGCGCGAGGAACTGCTGTCGGTGCCGCACATCGTGGACGTACTGGAGCTGACCACGCTGATCCAGGGGCCGACCGAGATGCTGATCGCCGCGAAGATCGACTTCCGGGACATGGCCACCGCCGCCGAGGTCGAGTGGGCCTGCGAGGAGGCGGAGGCGCAGTTGCGCGAGCGGTTCCCGTCGATCCGCCGGGTCTACCTGGACCCGACGCCGGGCCGGGCCCGGCGTCGGAACGGCGGGACCTGA
- a CDS encoding phosphatase has protein sequence MPIPSRAALVDHLVRSRIAGDVATPRDNNLSHYRKLANGDRHYWLGLELGDRWTDEQDVLAVMAERCGVNDDPAHRQGQDTIDPELTVDALERMAARLRKAADGRERVLFATGHPGGLLDVHRQTADALRRAGCEIVRIPSGLMADEGMVFQFADVAVLERGATLWHTHSPAPMAAILDAMAHLGRPLPDLVVADHGWAGCAGQRGLDAIGYADCNDPALFLGEAEGTLQVTVPLDDHVTDPRFYDPMTDYLLHAAGLLEEEPVEEAAETERAGRPVA, from the coding sequence ATGCCGATACCCAGCCGCGCCGCCCTCGTCGACCACCTCGTCCGCTCGCGTATCGCGGGGGATGTCGCCACACCGCGCGACAACAACCTCTCCCACTACCGCAAGCTCGCCAACGGCGACCGCCACTACTGGCTGGGCCTGGAGCTCGGCGACCGCTGGACCGACGAGCAGGACGTGCTCGCCGTGATGGCCGAGCGCTGCGGCGTCAACGACGACCCCGCGCACCGGCAGGGCCAGGACACCATCGACCCCGAGCTGACGGTGGACGCCCTGGAGCGGATGGCGGCCCGCCTGCGCAAGGCCGCCGACGGCCGCGAGCGGGTCCTCTTCGCCACCGGGCACCCCGGCGGCCTGCTGGACGTGCACCGGCAGACGGCGGACGCGTTGCGCCGCGCCGGCTGCGAGATCGTCCGCATCCCGTCCGGGCTGATGGCGGACGAGGGCATGGTCTTCCAGTTCGCGGACGTCGCGGTGCTGGAGCGCGGGGCCACCCTGTGGCACACCCACTCCCCGGCCCCCATGGCCGCCATCCTCGACGCCATGGCCCACCTCGGCCGCCCGCTGCCCGACCTGGTCGTCGCGGACCACGGCTGGGCCGGCTGCGCCGGACAGCGGGGACTGGACGCGATCGGCTACGCGGACTGCAACGACCCGGCGCTCTTCCTCGGCGAGGCGGAGGGGACCCTCCAGGTCACGGTCCCGCTCGACGACCACGTCACCGACCCGCGCTTCTACGACCCGATGACGGACTACCTGCTCCACGCGGCGGGACTGCTGGAGGAGGAGCCCGTCGAGGAGGCGGCGGAGACCGAGAGGGCCGGCCGGCCGGTCGCGTAG
- a CDS encoding cellulose synthase catalytic subunit: MTVHHLPQPPSDTELYWYFGPQRRWVLVSSSLAFVFTAATMFTFALRTPALWAFLAVLGLNMAALLLSCLNSLRQRRLTRSSHEVLVRAWRPATLPAVDLYLPTCGEPLPVLANAYRAVAALDWPDALTVWVLDDADRAEVAALAAQHGYRYVVRPDRGHLKKAGNLNHALTLSDAEFIAILDADFAPRPDFLRHLVPYLADPAVGIVQSPQCFDTDAGMAWIQRAAGAAQEWFFRWIQPSRDASDAAICCGSNAVYRRSAIDLAGGFARLDHSEDLYTGLALYERGFRTQYVPVLVAKGTSPDTVTSFVNQQYRWAMGNLHLLGTPVLKRMGAPWRMRLCFYEGVVGYLTTAVNTFAAPLPPLVMMFAYPDHIRPWHVLPLLAPLWLWHVLLPRISRTRWRVEVIRANVLTSVAAAVGFWHTLRGRSAAWVPTGAQGKGSSGSMARRVVGGSLVWLVLSNGAAAAGLALAVARNGWEPNWGLGLYLLVQSQINVPLIRDLLAELRPIRRASAAAEQTSSDEPSNGRSGAMTPRADHRPPARAGVLLPRRWPEALAASAVLLLTGLIASGWVNPMLPWLS; the protein is encoded by the coding sequence ATGACCGTGCATCACCTTCCGCAACCTCCGTCCGACACCGAGTTGTACTGGTACTTCGGACCGCAACGCCGGTGGGTGCTGGTGAGCAGCTCGCTGGCCTTCGTGTTCACGGCGGCCACCATGTTCACCTTCGCGCTGCGGACCCCGGCGCTCTGGGCGTTCCTCGCGGTCCTCGGGCTGAACATGGCGGCCCTGCTGCTGTCCTGCCTGAACAGCCTGCGCCAGCGCCGCCTCACCCGCTCCTCGCACGAGGTGCTCGTCCGCGCCTGGCGGCCCGCCACGCTGCCGGCCGTCGACCTCTACCTGCCGACCTGCGGCGAACCGCTGCCCGTCCTCGCCAACGCCTACCGCGCGGTCGCCGCCCTCGACTGGCCCGACGCGCTGACCGTCTGGGTGCTGGACGACGCCGACCGGGCGGAGGTGGCGGCCCTGGCGGCCCAGCACGGCTACCGGTACGTCGTACGGCCCGACCGGGGGCACCTGAAGAAGGCGGGGAACCTCAACCACGCCCTCACCCTGTCCGACGCCGAGTTCATCGCGATCCTGGACGCCGACTTCGCGCCCCGGCCGGACTTCCTGCGCCATCTCGTCCCGTACCTCGCGGACCCGGCCGTCGGCATCGTGCAGAGCCCGCAGTGCTTCGACACCGACGCGGGCATGGCCTGGATCCAACGCGCCGCAGGCGCCGCCCAGGAGTGGTTCTTCCGCTGGATCCAGCCTTCACGGGACGCCAGCGACGCCGCGATCTGCTGCGGCAGCAACGCCGTCTACCGGCGCTCCGCGATCGACCTGGCCGGCGGCTTCGCCCGGCTCGACCACAGCGAGGACCTGTACACCGGACTCGCCCTGTACGAGCGGGGGTTCCGCACGCAGTACGTCCCCGTCCTGGTCGCCAAGGGCACCTCGCCGGACACCGTCACCTCGTTCGTGAACCAGCAGTACCGGTGGGCCATGGGCAATCTGCACCTCCTCGGCACCCCGGTCCTGAAGCGGATGGGCGCGCCCTGGCGGATGCGGCTCTGCTTCTACGAGGGCGTCGTCGGCTATCTGACCACCGCCGTGAACACCTTCGCCGCCCCGCTGCCACCGCTGGTGATGATGTTCGCGTACCCGGACCACATCCGCCCCTGGCACGTCCTGCCGCTGCTCGCCCCGCTCTGGCTGTGGCACGTCCTGCTGCCCCGGATCAGCCGGACCCGGTGGCGGGTCGAGGTGATCCGCGCCAACGTCCTCACCAGCGTCGCCGCCGCCGTCGGCTTCTGGCACACCCTGCGGGGCCGCAGCGCCGCGTGGGTGCCCACGGGCGCGCAGGGCAAGGGGAGTTCGGGCTCCATGGCCCGCCGGGTGGTGGGCGGCTCACTGGTCTGGCTGGTCCTGTCCAACGGGGCCGCCGCGGCGGGCCTCGCCCTGGCCGTCGCCCGCAACGGCTGGGAGCCGAACTGGGGCCTCGGCCTCTACCTCCTGGTCCAGTCGCAGATCAACGTGCCGCTGATCCGGGACCTGCTGGCGGAGCTGCGCCCGATCCGCCGGGCCTCGGCGGCTGCCGAACAGACCTCTTCCGACGAGCCGTCGAACGGCAGGTCGGGTGCGATGACACCTCGCGCCGACCACCGACCGCCGGCCCGTGCCGGCGTCCTCCTGCCCCGCCGCTGGCCCGAGGCCCTGGCCGCCTCCGCCGTCCTCCTGCTCACCGGTCTGATCGCCTCGGGATGGGTCAACCCCATGCTCCCGTGGCTGAGTTGA
- a CDS encoding acyltransferase family protein, with protein MPFLLAPGPRRRRLPPPPTTPESACRPGRSGGPGGESGPSPHRSTFRPDIEGLRAVAVLAVLAFHAGIPGTAGGFVGVDVFFVISGYLITGLLVREAITTGRIRLGDFFSRRARRLLPSAAVVLAAVAVAGAWLTVPLLRADLEQDVLAAALSVANWRFVSQQTDYLAAGHDQSPLLHFWSLAVEEQFYLAWGPLLAVTVLLTARAVRRGRAVRAVVALAATALGLASFALSLHWTRDSVSLAYLGTPSRVWQFAVGAMLALLPWHLLRGPRPLRLVCGWAGAAAIVWCVVAYDATTPYPGYAALVPTLGTAAVILAAIPGRGEREVQGALSVGRLLAGRAPRAVGRLSYNLYLWHWPVLVLAEARLGALGWPAKAALTLAAVLPALATMRWVERPLRRSRTVSELPRRGLAVGVSAIVLPIVLALVVGTTTLHLMGPATPVDVKGLPPGAATGPSLLARTDGSPLAGGPTVPSPAQARKDFPPDGACQVAPAATRSPECLFGAVDSPDRVVLLGDSHAGQWFSPMLALASRRGWALQELVKQGCPLPELTVKNPQLGREYRECDTWRADALERVRTGPTPRLIVIASLNRYTADRELLVAAWEKTLKPLRATGTPIVYIEDTPVPGTDIPACVSGVPEEAAGCAFDRAEALPADPLARRIAAGAVPGVRSVGVNPVLCPEPGPTCPAVRDRVLLYRDDAHLTNVAAIVLTPRLERLLTASGALPPAAASGPAVTPPPPAPEPGADGWSVLLRDDFDGPAGGRPSRANWSHDLGTCYPGCPAAQWGTGEIETMTDSTDNVRLDGRGVLEIVPTRKDGRWSSGRITTVRSDFAPPPGGVLRIEASIALPDVTGPKAAGYWPAFWTLGADLRDGYTGWPGVGELDVMESVNGRDTVFGTMHCGVLDGGPCEEPVGLTSGPQACADCRTRFHTYAVEVDLSPGAEEVRWYRDDRVFHRVRADAMDAGTWKRTVDHGLFLILNVAIGGKLPLADGATAGPATEPGHPMRVDHVRVATRAPAG; from the coding sequence ATGCCCTTCCTCCTCGCACCCGGCCCTCGCCGCAGACGGCTCCCTCCCCCGCCCACCACGCCCGAGTCCGCGTGCCGCCCGGGCCGTTCCGGCGGCCCGGGCGGCGAGTCCGGGCCCAGTCCGCACCGGTCCACCTTCCGGCCCGACATCGAGGGGCTGCGCGCGGTCGCGGTCCTCGCGGTCCTCGCCTTCCACGCCGGGATACCGGGGACGGCGGGCGGCTTCGTCGGTGTGGACGTCTTCTTCGTCATCTCCGGCTACCTGATCACCGGCCTGCTGGTCCGGGAGGCGATCACCACCGGCCGTATCCGCCTCGGCGACTTCTTCTCCCGCCGGGCCCGCCGGCTGCTGCCCTCCGCCGCCGTCGTCCTCGCGGCCGTGGCGGTGGCCGGGGCGTGGCTGACCGTACCGCTGCTCCGCGCCGACCTGGAGCAGGACGTCCTCGCCGCCGCGCTGTCCGTCGCCAACTGGCGGTTCGTCTCCCAGCAGACCGACTACCTGGCCGCCGGGCACGACCAGAGTCCGCTGCTGCACTTCTGGTCGCTCGCCGTCGAGGAACAGTTCTATCTCGCGTGGGGCCCGCTGCTGGCGGTGACCGTGCTGCTGACCGCCCGTGCGGTGCGCCGGGGGCGGGCCGTGCGCGCGGTCGTGGCGCTCGCCGCCACCGCCCTGGGGCTCGCCTCGTTCGCGCTGTCCCTGCACTGGACACGGGACTCGGTCTCGCTCGCGTACCTCGGAACGCCGTCGCGCGTCTGGCAGTTCGCGGTCGGTGCGATGCTGGCGCTGCTGCCCTGGCATCTGCTGCGCGGGCCGCGTCCGCTGCGCCTGGTCTGCGGGTGGGCGGGGGCCGCGGCGATCGTCTGGTGCGTCGTGGCGTACGACGCGACGACCCCGTACCCCGGATACGCGGCGCTCGTCCCCACCCTGGGGACGGCCGCCGTGATCCTCGCCGCGATCCCCGGCCGGGGCGAGCGGGAGGTCCAAGGGGCCCTCAGCGTGGGCCGGTTGCTGGCCGGACGGGCGCCTCGGGCGGTCGGGCGGCTCTCCTACAACCTCTACCTGTGGCACTGGCCGGTGCTCGTCCTGGCCGAGGCGCGGCTCGGGGCGCTCGGCTGGCCCGCGAAGGCAGCGCTGACGCTGGCGGCCGTGCTGCCCGCCCTCGCCACGATGCGCTGGGTCGAACGGCCGTTGCGCCGCAGTCGTACGGTCTCCGAACTCCCGCGCCGGGGGCTGGCGGTGGGCGTCTCCGCGATCGTCCTGCCGATCGTGCTCGCGCTGGTCGTCGGCACCACCACCCTGCACCTGATGGGCCCGGCCACCCCGGTCGACGTCAAGGGTCTGCCGCCCGGTGCGGCCACCGGCCCTTCCCTGCTGGCCCGGACCGACGGCTCCCCGCTCGCGGGCGGCCCGACGGTGCCGAGCCCGGCCCAGGCGCGCAAGGACTTCCCGCCGGACGGGGCCTGCCAGGTCGCCCCGGCGGCGACCCGCAGCCCGGAATGCCTGTTCGGGGCGGTGGACAGCCCCGACCGGGTGGTGCTGCTCGGCGACTCGCACGCGGGCCAGTGGTTCTCCCCGATGCTCGCCCTGGCCTCCCGACGCGGCTGGGCGCTCCAGGAACTGGTCAAGCAGGGCTGCCCGCTTCCGGAACTGACGGTGAAGAACCCGCAGTTGGGCCGGGAGTACCGCGAGTGCGACACCTGGCGGGCGGACGCCCTGGAACGGGTGCGGACGGGTCCCACGCCACGGCTCATCGTGATCGCCTCGCTCAACCGGTACACCGCCGACCGTGAACTCCTCGTCGCGGCCTGGGAGAAGACGCTGAAGCCGCTGCGGGCGACCGGCACGCCGATCGTGTACATCGAGGACACCCCCGTACCGGGCACGGACATCCCGGCCTGCGTCTCCGGCGTCCCGGAGGAGGCGGCGGGCTGCGCGTTCGACCGGGCGGAGGCGCTTCCCGCCGATCCGCTGGCGCGGCGGATCGCGGCGGGCGCGGTGCCGGGTGTGCGGTCGGTCGGCGTGAACCCGGTGCTGTGCCCGGAGCCGGGCCCGACCTGCCCTGCCGTGCGGGACCGCGTCCTCCTCTACCGGGACGACGCCCACCTGACGAACGTGGCGGCCATCGTGCTGACCCCCCGCCTGGAGCGGCTGCTGACCGCTTCGGGCGCGCTGCCCCCGGCCGCCGCCTCCGGCCCCGCCGTCACTCCGCCCCCACCGGCTCCCGAGCCCGGCGCGGACGGCTGGAGCGTTCTGCTGCGGGACGACTTCGACGGCCCGGCGGGTGGTCGCCCCTCGCGCGCGAACTGGAGTCACGACCTCGGCACCTGCTACCCCGGCTGCCCGGCGGCGCAGTGGGGCACCGGGGAGATCGAGACCATGACCGACTCGACCGACAACGTGCGCCTGGACGGGCGGGGCGTGCTGGAGATCGTCCCCACCAGGAAGGACGGGCGGTGGAGTTCGGGCCGGATCACGACCGTGCGGTCCGACTTCGCGCCACCGCCCGGCGGAGTGCTGCGGATCGAGGCGTCGATCGCGCTGCCGGACGTGACGGGACCGAAGGCCGCGGGCTACTGGCCGGCGTTCTGGACGCTGGGCGCGGACCTGCGCGACGGGTACACCGGCTGGCCGGGCGTCGGCGAGCTGGACGTGATGGAGTCGGTGAACGGCCGGGACACCGTCTTCGGCACGATGCACTGCGGGGTCCTGGACGGCGGCCCGTGCGAGGAGCCGGTGGGGCTGACCTCGGGCCCGCAGGCGTGTGCGGACTGCCGTACGCGGTTCCACACGTACGCCGTCGAGGTGGACCTCTCACCGGGCGCGGAGGAGGTCCGCTGGTACCGGGACGACCGGGTGTTCCACCGGGTGCGGGCGGACGCGATGGACGCCGGGACGTGGAAGCGGACCGTGGACCACGGCCTCTTCCTGATCCTGAACGTGGCGATCGGCGGCAAGCTGCCGCTGGCCGACGGGGCGACGGCGGGCCCCGCGACCGAGCCGGGCCACCCGATGCGGGTGGATCACGTACGGGTCGCCACCAGGGCCCCGGCGGGGTGA
- a CDS encoding GPP34 family phosphoprotein: MTVSLGEEIMLLSLDDATGEAKGQTAARWGVAAGMLLELVMAGRVTVKGGRVEVFDPTPTGDPLLDGRLDRLTRWVHGASSSRKVTDWLAREHSKGSQDVVASLVARGPVTEEKRRALGVFPVRRYPEADGAVERELRARLASVVLDGVEPDARTSSLVALLHATGMHPQAFPGVPKKQVVPRMAEIAEGHWAGVSVREAIRTLQAAISAVTVVTVLSVAS; encoded by the coding sequence GTGACTGTCTCACTGGGTGAAGAGATCATGCTGCTGTCGCTGGACGACGCGACCGGCGAGGCGAAGGGGCAGACCGCGGCCCGCTGGGGTGTGGCGGCGGGCATGCTCCTGGAGCTGGTCATGGCGGGCCGTGTCACGGTGAAGGGCGGCCGCGTCGAGGTCTTCGACCCGACCCCCACGGGCGACCCGCTCCTGGACGGCCGCCTCGACCGGCTCACCCGCTGGGTCCACGGGGCGTCCAGCAGCCGCAAGGTGACCGACTGGCTGGCCCGCGAGCACTCCAAGGGTTCGCAGGACGTCGTGGCGAGCCTCGTCGCCCGCGGTCCGGTGACCGAGGAGAAGCGCCGTGCCCTCGGAGTCTTCCCGGTCCGCCGCTATCCGGAGGCGGACGGGGCCGTGGAACGGGAGCTGCGCGCCCGGCTGGCCTCCGTGGTCCTGGACGGGGTCGAGCCGGACGCCCGCACCAGCTCCCTGGTCGCGCTGCTGCACGCCACCGGCATGCACCCCCAGGCGTTTCCGGGCGTGCCGAAGAAGCAGGTCGTGCCGCGCATGGCCGAGATCGCGGAAGGCCACTGGGCGGGCGTGAGCGTGCGCGAGGCGATCCGCACCCTTCAGGCCGCGATCTCCGCGGTGACCGTGGTGACGGTGCTCTCCGTGGCGTCGTAG
- a CDS encoding TetR/AcrR family transcriptional regulator → MSTHAAARVAAPTRREQILREAARLFAERGFHGVGVDEIGAAVGISGPGLYRHFPGKDAMLAELLVGISERLLEGGRQRVAEDEARGGGSPEALLDALIEGHIDFALDDRPLITLHDRELDRLRDTDRKRVRRLQREYVEVWVGVVRALYPALAENRARVTVHAVFGLLNSTPHLARPDALPGRAATAALLHRLARGAFAAAEPS, encoded by the coding sequence ATGAGCACCCATGCCGCCGCCCGCGTCGCGGCCCCCACCCGCCGCGAGCAGATCCTCCGGGAGGCCGCCCGCCTCTTCGCCGAGCGCGGCTTCCACGGCGTCGGCGTGGACGAGATAGGCGCCGCCGTCGGGATCAGCGGTCCCGGCCTCTACCGGCACTTCCCCGGCAAGGACGCGATGCTCGCCGAGCTGCTGGTGGGGATCAGCGAACGCCTCCTGGAGGGGGGACGGCAGCGGGTGGCGGAGGACGAGGCCCGCGGCGGCGGCTCCCCGGAGGCCCTCCTGGACGCGCTCATCGAGGGCCACATCGACTTCGCCCTCGACGACCGCCCCCTGATCACCCTCCACGACCGGGAGCTGGACCGGCTCCGCGACACGGACCGCAAGCGGGTGCGCCGGCTCCAGCGCGAGTACGTCGAGGTCTGGGTCGGCGTCGTCCGCGCCCTCTACCCGGCGCTGGCCGAGAACCGGGCCCGCGTCACCGTGCACGCCGTCTTCGGCCTGCTGAACTCCACCCCGCACCTGGCCCGCCCCGACGCCCTGCCCGGCCGCGCGGCCACCGCCGCCCTGCTGCACCGGCTGGCCCGCGGCGCGTTCGCCGCGGCGGAACCGTCCTGA
- a CDS encoding carboxyl transferase domain-containing protein, whose product MQQAPVLASAADPASAAWQANEAAHRALSDDLAGRLATARLGGGEKARARHEARGKLLPRDRVDTLLDPGSPFLELAPLAANGMYGDQAPAAGVIAGIGRVSGRECVIVANDATVKGGTYYPMTVKKHLRAQEVALENRLPCLYLVDSGGAFLPMQDEVFPDRDHFGRIFYNQARMSGAGIPQIAAVMGSCTAGGAYVPAMSDEAVIVRNQGTIFLGGPPLVKAATGEVVTAEELGGGEVHSRTSGVTDHLAEDDAHALRIVRTIVGTLPDRAPLPWSVEPAEEPKVDPAGLYGAVPVDSRTPYDVREVIARVVDGSRFQEFKAEYGQTLVTGFARVHGHPVGIVANNGILFSESAQKGAHFIELCDQRGIPLVFLQNISGFMVGRDYEAGGIAKHGAKMVTAVACTRVPKLTVVVGGSYGAGNYSMCGRAYSPRFLWMWPNAKISVMGGEQAASVLATVKRDQLGDDWSAEDEETFKAPIRAQYETRGNAYYASARLWDDGVIDPVDTRQVLGLALTACANAPLPQKDPAGPGFGVFRM is encoded by the coding sequence ATGCAGCAGGCACCGGTCCTGGCGAGTGCGGCCGATCCCGCCTCGGCGGCCTGGCAGGCCAACGAGGCGGCGCATCGCGCGCTCTCCGACGACTTGGCGGGCCGCCTCGCCACGGCGCGGCTGGGCGGGGGTGAGAAGGCGCGGGCCCGTCACGAGGCGCGCGGCAAGCTGCTCCCCCGCGACCGGGTGGACACCCTCCTCGATCCGGGCTCGCCGTTCCTGGAGCTGGCCCCGCTGGCGGCGAACGGGATGTACGGGGACCAGGCCCCCGCCGCCGGCGTCATCGCGGGCATCGGCCGGGTCTCGGGCCGGGAGTGCGTGATCGTCGCCAACGACGCGACCGTCAAGGGCGGCACGTACTACCCGATGACCGTGAAGAAGCACCTGCGCGCCCAGGAAGTGGCCCTGGAGAACCGTCTCCCCTGTCTGTACCTGGTGGACTCGGGCGGCGCGTTCCTGCCGATGCAGGACGAGGTCTTCCCCGACCGGGACCACTTCGGGCGGATCTTCTACAACCAGGCACGGATGTCGGGTGCCGGGATTCCGCAGATCGCGGCGGTCATGGGCTCCTGCACCGCGGGCGGTGCGTACGTCCCGGCGATGAGCGACGAGGCCGTCATCGTCCGGAACCAGGGCACGATCTTCCTCGGCGGCCCGCCGCTGGTGAAGGCCGCGACCGGCGAGGTCGTCACGGCCGAGGAACTGGGCGGCGGCGAGGTCCACTCCCGGACGTCGGGGGTCACCGACCACCTCGCCGAGGACGACGCGCACGCCCTGCGGATCGTCCGCACCATCGTCGGGACCCTCCCGGACCGCGCCCCGCTGCCCTGGTCGGTCGAGCCGGCCGAGGAGCCGAAGGTGGACCCGGCCGGGCTGTACGGGGCGGTCCCGGTGGACTCCCGCACCCCGTACGACGTACGCGAGGTGATCGCCCGCGTGGTGGACGGCTCACGGTTCCAGGAGTTCAAGGCGGAGTACGGGCAGACGCTGGTCACCGGCTTCGCCCGCGTCCACGGCCACCCGGTCGGGATCGTCGCCAACAACGGCATCCTGTTCTCCGAATCGGCGCAGAAGGGCGCGCACTTCATCGAGCTCTGCGACCAGCGCGGCATCCCGCTCGTCTTCCTCCAGAACATCTCCGGCTTCATGGTCGGCCGCGACTACGAGGCGGGCGGCATCGCCAAGCACGGCGCGAAGATGGTGACGGCGGTGGCCTGCACCCGCGTGCCGAAGCTGACGGTCGTGGTCGGTGGTTCGTACGGCGCGGGCAACTACTCGATGTGCGGCCGGGCCTACAGCCCCCGCTTCCTGTGGATGTGGCCGAACGCCAAGATCTCGGTGATGGGCGGCGAGCAGGCCGCCTCGGTGCTGGCCACCGTCAAGCGCGACCAGCTCGGCGACGACTGGAGCGCCGAGGACGAGGAAACGTTCAAGGCCCCGATCCGCGCCCAGTACGAGACCCGGGGCAACGCGTACTACGCCAGCGCCCGACTGTGGGACGACGGTGTGATCGACCCTGTGGACACCCGGCAGGTCCTCGGCCTCGCCCTGACCGCCTGCGCCAATGCCCCGCTGCCCCAGAAGGACCCGGCCGGGCCCGGCTTCGGCGTCTTCCGGATGTGA